From the Halorussus salinus genome, the window GAGGCGTCGCGCGAGGACGACGCCGATGACCGCGAGACCGAGCAGTCCCGCGACGCGGAGCGCCAGCGGGTAGTCGAGTCCGTTCCCGCCGGTCTCCTCGAAGGCGACGGTGGCGTCAGCGCGGCTCGACTGTAGGTTCTCGCCGACCGGCGCGTAGGAGGCGTTGACAGTGGCGTTCGGCCGGTCGCTCACCGACGATGGCACGGACACGACTTCCGCGTAGCCGCCGGTCGCGTTCGTCGTCACCGTGCCCACCGCGGTCCCGCCGACGGCTAGTTGGACCGTCCGGTTCGGGAGCGGCGCACCGCGCGCGGTCAACCGACCCGAGACGAACAGGCTCCCGTTCACGCGCCGGAGTTCGGTCATCGAGAGGTCGGTCGGGGTCGGTTCGACCGTCACCGCCGCGGTGGCGTTCGCCGCGCTGAACCGCGAGTCGGCGAGGCGAACCCGGAGCCTGCGCTCGCCGGTCGAGACGTTCGCCGGAACCGCGGTCCGCAGGTCGAACGAGCCGTTAGGGGCCGTGGTGGTGCGCCCCATCGGAACGCCGGCGAGCGTCGCCACGACCGCCACGTCGCCGGTCGAGACGTTCTCGGCGGCGACGGTGCCCGCGACCGTCAGCGAGTCGCCGAACCCGACCGACTCGGCGTAGTCCCGGAGTTCGACCGCCGGTTCGACGCGTTCGACGCCGAACCTGACCGTCGCGTTGTCCCGGAGGTACCGCGAGGAGTTCGCCGGTCGGAACTGGACCGTGCGGGTCCGGTCGCCGACCGACGCGAGCGTCGGTCGGTAGCCGACCTCGAAGTGGCCCGTCGCGTTCGTCGCCGTCCGGACGGTCCGGTTCTCGATGCGGAGCGAGACGTTTCGCGGGCCGACCGCGGTCCCGGTCGCCGCGGTCACGAGTCGGCCGCGGAGCGTCACCCGGTCGGTGAACGACCGGTTCGCCGAGCGGGCTTCGACCGAGAGGTCGGTCCGGACGAGCGTCTGGTCGCGGACGGTCCGCTGGGTCGTCAGCACGTCCTCGCGGACCGCCTCGATTTGCCGGGAGGCGTTCGTCGTGGCGTTGCGCTCGGCCGAGGAGGCCGCTCCTCTCGACGAGACGTTGGCGTAACTCTCCCGGAGCGCGGCGGCCGAGCGGTTGACCGCGGACAGGCGGCGTTCGAGCGCGTGGGCGAGGCGGCGCTCTCGATCGGTCGTCCCGTTCTCGCGGACCCGCTGGTAGCGTTGGAGCGTCGTGCGGTAGTCGTTCACGTCCGCGAGGAACGCGCTCTGAATCGCGCCCACGCCGTCGAGGTCCGAGAGGTTCCGGTCGCCGCCGGACGACTCGCCTTTCAGTTCCGCGTACTTGTCGGCGAACTCCTCGAACTGCGAATCGTTGCCGACGATGCGGCGCGCGCGGTCGGCGTCGCGCTCGCTCACCTCGACGCTCCGGACGAGGCGTTCGACCATCCGGTCTTGGAGCCACGACCCCACGTCGCTGGCGTTCGACCCCTCGCCGACCCGACCGGGGTTTCGGTGGCGGACCGTCGCGTTCGCGGTGTCGTTCCCGCCGGGCGTAGTCGTCTCCTGTGCGCCGACTGCGGAACCGCGCGCGCCGACGGCGGGAGTGCCCGCCTTGGAGACGGGTCTAGATATGCTAAAGTCGTACTCCTCGGTTCCGGGCAAATATTTATTTGTCTCAAAGGATTGTGTACCGGTCTCCGACGCGGACGCGCTCGGCGTGGACGCACCCGCCGCGGACGCGCCGCTCGCCGCGGCGGCTAACAGCAACAGCGCGACGGCGACGCTCCGCAGTCGCTCCCCATCGACCCCCCTCACAGACCACTGGTACTGCGGCGAGCGTAATACCTCTATTGGGGGACCAGTTGGGTATGCTAGACATTTGGTACCACGCTCTCGGGACGAGGAGGACCCCGCCGACTCGTCGCTACCTGCCGTCACCGGCGACTTCGCTGGCGTCACCGGCGACCGCGCCGGTGTCTCCTCGTCACCCGCGTCTAAGGACGGAAACGACAGCAGGTTGGATTTTCCGCGCTCGAACGACCAACAGTTTGAACTACGGATGCGTCGTGCGTGGTTGCGATGGGGGTTACTCGCGGGTACTGGGGAGAGGTCGGACTGGTCGTCGCGTTGGCCGGAGCGGCCGCGCTGTTGGGCGAGCCGCTGTTGCTCGTCGGCGCGGCGGGCGTCGGCGGATGGCTGGTCGCGCGCCACTACGCCTTCGTGCGCGACCTCTCGGGGGTCGTCGCCGCGCTGTCGGTCTCGCAGTCGCCCGAACGCGAGCGCGTCACCGAGGAGAACACCGTGGACCTCACCCTCGAAGCGACGCTCCCGGCCCCGACGCCGCTGGCGCTCGACGTGGAGACCGACGCGCCGGTCGGCGTCCGGCTCGACGGCGAGGCCCGGACGACTCTCCAGAGAGGAGACCGGGAGGCGACCGCGACGGTCGCCGCCGACTGCCCGCTGGCGGGCGAGTTTCGCTTCGACCGGGCGACGGTGCGGACGACCGACCGGTCGGACCGGTTCACCGCCGAGTTCGCCGTCGGGGACCCGGCGACGCTGACCGTGGACGCCCGCGCGCCGCGGGACATCCACGTCGGGACGGGCGGGGACGCCATCGGGACACCCTACGGCGAACTCGACACGGGCGAGCGCGGGACGGGACTCGACTTCGCGGAACTGCGGTCGTACGTCCCCGGCGACGCGGTGCGAAACATCGACTGGAAGGCCACCGCGCGCTCGGACGAGGCGTACGTCCGGACCTACGAGACCACCGCCGAGCGTCGCACGGCGCTGTTGGTCGATTGCCGGACCGCTATGGCGGCCGGGCCGTCGGGCGCGACCAAGTTCGACTACCTCCGGGAGTTCGCGCTCGGACTGGTGACGTACGCCCGCGAGCGGAGCGAACCGCTCGGTCTCTACGCGGTCGGCGACGAGGGCGTGCTGACCAGTCGCGCGCCCGCCGCCAACGAGGAGGCCTACGCGACGATAGAGCGGCGACTCCGCGAGTTCGCGCCGAACGACGCGAGCGGCGACGCCGAGGCCGCGACGACCGACGCCGACGACGGGACGACCCGTGCCGACCGCACGCCAGCGCGGACCTCCCCGGCCGTGGCGCGCGAGCGGTCGCGGCTCCTCCGGGGCGACGATTCGGCGTACGCCGACCGATTGGGACCGTTCTTCGGCACCGCCGACCCGTACGTCGAGCGCATCGCAGGCGACCCGCTGTACGGTTCGGTCCGCGCGGGAATCTCGCGGCTCTCGGGCACCGTGACCACCGTCGTCCTGACCGACGACTCGAACCGCGCTCGGACCCGCGCCGCGATTCGGACCGCCGCGCGGAGCGAGGGCACCGTCCTCGCCTTCCTGACGCCGACGGCGCTGTTCGAGCGCGCGGACGGCGACCCGGAGGCGACCTACGAGCGGTACGCCGACTTCGAGCGGTACCGGCGCGAACTCGACAACGAGCGCGGCGTCGCGGCGTTCGAGGTCGCGCCCGGCGACGAACTCTCCCGACTGCTGGCGAGCCACGAGGCCCGCCGTCGGTCCGCGGAGGCGGGTGACTGAGATGGCCGGACTCGCCGACCGAATCGGCCTCGCGGACTCGCGGGCCGAGGAGCGACTCGCCGACCGAAGCCGACTCGGCGGGGCCAGTCTCGTCGTCGTCGCGGCCGCGCTCGTCTTGCTCTACGGCGCGCCGGGGGTCGCGGCGGCGGCGGCCGTCGTCGCCTGCTGGCTCGCGCTCCCGGCGACCTACGCCTTCGCGCTCGGCACCGTCGCGCTCGCGGCGCTCGCCGGGGAGTCGGTCGCCGAAATCGCGCTCGTTGAGGTCGGACTCGTGGGGCTCCTCGTCGCTCCGGCGGGCCTCCTCGACCGGCCCGCGCGACCGGTCGGCATCGCGGTAGTCGCCGTGGCCGCGGGCGGCGCGCTCGCGTGGGCGACGAGTCACGGCGCTATCGGTCTCCCGCTCGCGGGCCTCGTCGTCCTCGGGGGGACCGCGCTCGGCGGCTACGCGCTCCACCGCTACCAACTCGTAAACATCGGCCTCGCAGGTGATGCCAGTGAGTAACGACGGACGACTCGACCGAACCGACGACCGGCGCGAGGAATCGAGCGACCGACCCGGAGAATCGGACGACGACCGACGGAACTCGTCGGCCGACGAACGCACGGAGAGCGACCCCGAGGAGCGCGTCGAGGACCTCGCGGCGCAGGTCGAACTGCTGGCCGACGAGAACGAGCGCCTGCGCGAGGAGTACGTCCGCGCCCGCAGGAGCGACTACCGGCGGACCGCCGCGGGCCTCCTCGGGGTCGGCCTCGTCGCGGTCGTGGGCGCGCTGGCGTTCCCGAGCGCCCGCGAGGTGCTGTTCGCGCTCGGCGGGACCGGCGTGTTCGGCGCGCTGTTGACCTACTACCTGACGCCCGCGCAGTTCGTCGCGGCCGAGACCGGCGAGCGCGTCTACAGGGCGACGGCGGCGACCGGCGCGCAACTGGTCGGCGAACTCGGGTTGGGGGACGCTCGCGTCTACGCGCCCGCTCGGGCGACCGGCGACGAGTTCGCCAACGTCCGTCTGTTCGTGCCGCAGCGCCGCGACTACGCGGTTCCGGCCCCCGACGAGTTGGACTCGCTGTTCGTCGTCACGGACGACGAGCGCGAGCGGGGCGTCGCCCTGCCGCCGACCGGCGGGTCGCTCTACCGGGAGTTCGACTCCTCGATGGCCGACGAACTCGCCGCGAGTCCGGCCGGGGTCGCCGCGCAACTGACCGACGCGCTGGTCGAGACGCTGGAACTGGCCGAGAGCGCGAGGGCCGAGACCGACGCGGGGAACGGGGTCGTCCGCGTCGAAGTCTCGGACGCGACTTACGGCCCACTCGACCGCTTCGACGACCCGGTGGTCTCGTTCCTCGCGGTCGGACTGGCCGACGCGCTCGCCGCACCCGTCGCAGTCGAGGTCGCGCCCGAGGAGGGCGGCGACGTGTTCGTCGTGACCTACGAGTGGGACCCCGAGCGCGCCGCCGCCGGGGACGGAGACCGCGGTGCGGGAGCGAGGACGGAAGCAGAAGCAGAGGCGGAACCGGAAGCGGAAACAGAGCCGGAATGAGGGGAGGAGCCGAGAGCGGAGCCGGTGTGAGGGGCGGAGCCGAGAGCGGAGCCGGTGTGAGGGGCGGAGCCGAGAGCGGAGCCGGTGTGAGGGGCGGAGCCGAGAGCGGAGTATAGAGCCGGGACCGGAGTAGCAAGCTACGACCCGCCAGCGGCCGCGTCCGACTCAGACACATCCGACTCCGACGCGCCGGACTCCGTGGGGTCCTCCGGACCGCTCGGCGGTTCGACGCTGGCCAGCACGTCGGCCACCACGTCCTCGACCGTCACGTCGCCGAGTTCCGCCTCCGCGCTCAGGGTCAGGCGGTGGGCGAGCAGGGGTTCGGCCAGCGCCTTCGCGTCGTCGGGAATCACGTAGTCGCGGCCGCGAATCGCGGCGCGGGCCTTCGTCGCGTGGAGAAAGGAGAGGGCGGTCCGCGGCGAAGCACCGTATTCGAGGTCCGGACTCTCTCGGGTCGCGCCGACCAGTCCGAGGAGGTACTCCTTGACCGCGCGCTCGACGTGGACCTCCTCGACAGTCTCGCGGGCGTCCAGAATATCGGCGGTCGAGACCACCGGCGACACGTCGCCGGGACCGAGGTCCGGCGACTGGTCGAACCGGTCGAGCAGGGCCATCTCGTCGTCGGCGTCGGGCATCCCGACGGTGAACTTGAACTGGAAGCGGTCGCGCTGGGCGATGGGCAGTTCGTAGGTCCCCTCCATCTCGACGGGGTTCTGCGTGGCGACGACGAGGAACGGTTCGGGGAGCGAGAGCGTCTCGCCCTCGATGGTGACCGCGCTCTCCTGCATCGCTTCGAGCAGGGCCGACTGGGTTTTCGGCGTCGCGCGATTTATCTCGTCGGCCACGACGAGGTTGGTGAACACCGGCCCGCGCTGGAGGTCGAACTCGCCGGTCGCCTCCCGGTAGACGTTCGTCCCGGTGATGTCGGCCGGAAGGATGTCGGGCGTCATCTGGATGCGGTTCGAGTCCATCCCGGTCGCTTCGGCGAACAGCAAGGCGATGGTGGTCTTGGCGACGCCGGGCACGCCTTCCAGCAGGACGTGGCCCCGCGTGAGTAGCGAGATGGTCAGTCCCTCGACTATCTCCTCGTTGCCGACCAGCACGGTGCCGACGCGGTCTCGCAGGTCCTCGTAGATAGCGGCCGGTTCGGTCATCGTCCACTCTCACCACGCGGAGTCGGATAACTCGCACGGGTAAGCCCGGATTACTTCGTCGCTCGCCCACTCCGAACGGCCTCACTCGTCGCGGCGACGGGCCAGCGACGAGGCGACGCGCTCGGCGCGCTCGGGGTCCCACTCGGGGTGTCTGCGCCGGAGGTGGGCCGCCATCTGGTCGCGCGTCGGCCCGACGCCGAGGCCGTCGCCTCGCCCGTCGGTCGGGTCGCCGGAGTCGCGTCGCCACGGCCGAGGAGCCTTCGCGGCTATCGACCCGACGAGGTCGGGGCGGCGCGACCAGAGGCCCAGTCCCGCGACGACCGCCGCGCCCGCCGCGAGCGTGAGCCACGCCGAGTCGCGGACGACCAGCAGGGCGACCACCAGCGGCGGGAGACCGGCCGAGTGGGAGTAGTCCAGCAGGACGCGCTGGCCGTCGCCCAACAGCGCGGCGACGAACGCGTGATTGCGGCCCTCCTCGACCATCGCGTCGATGAACACAGACGAGTCCGAGACCACGACGACCCGGCCCGCGCCCAGTCGCTCGCTGGTCACGACCGGCGCGGAGGTCAGGTTCTCGGCCGCGCCGAGTCGGCCGTTTCGGTCGGTGTCGAGGTAGGCGTACCCCGAGGAGTTGTAGACCACCTGCGCGCCGTTGGGTTCGACCGCGGTCCCGTAGTTCAGCGTCACCGAGTCGGCCCCGCTCGCCGCGCTCCGGTCGCCGGTTTGCGGTCCGGCGGGAGCGCCCGACGCGCCGGGCGCTTCCGAATCGCCGGAACCGAGCGAGGAGTTCGGGACGCGCGAGGCCACGGGCATCGCCGGGGTGCGGTAGTTCGACCGCGGGTCCCGGAGCGGTCGGCCGTCGAGGCGCGCCTCCGCGCCCAGCACTCGGAGGAGGTCGTTGGCGTGCGGCCCGAAGTCGCCCGCCACGACCAGCGTGCCGCCGTCGCGCACGAATCGGCTCACTTCGAGGACTTCCGCCGACGAGTAGTTCGAGTCGGGCGAGAGGACGAACGCCGTGGTCCCCCGCGAGGGCACGGTGCCGTACGCGCCGGTCTCGCGGGCGACGACGACCTCGCCCCGCTCGCCCGCCAGCGACCGGAGGTCGCTCGCGCCGTCCCAGTCGGCGTTGTAGGGACTCAGCGCGGCCGACGACGAACTCCCGGCCAGCACCGCGACCACGAGGACCGAGACGGCCAGTCCGACGAGGACGATGCGGGGAATCGAGAGGTCGGCGGCGAAGTCGCTCGCCACGGTCAGGTCCCCCGAGGCCGACCACGAGTGTCGGGCAATCCGGAGCGAAGCGATTCGGCGGCCATCGGTTCGGCGGGGCTACGACGGCGCTCGTATAGAATCGTTCGGCGAAAGCCGTGGTTACTCCGCGGTGGTCGCGTCATCCGAACTCAGAGATACCCCAACTCCTCCAACTGCCGTTTCGTGCCCTCCTCGATGTCGGTCTCGTCGCCCGACCGGTATTCGAGCGGACCGAGGTCGTCGGTCGCTCGCTCCCGGAGTCGGTCGGCGACCGCCGGGCGCTCGCCGACGAGGTTCCGGGTCTCGGCGGGGTCCTCGCGCAGGTCGTAGAGTTCTTCGGTGCCGTCGCTGGCCTCGACGTACTTCCAGTCGGGCGTGCGGACCGCCCGGAGCGCCCGGTCGAACGTGGAGATATCGCGGGGCACCTCGTCGTAGCGGTCCCGCACGTCCCCGATTTCGGGTTGGGGGTGCAGGTACTCGCTGACGGCGTACTCGCGGTCGGAGCAGAGCGATTCGTCCGCTTCGTCGCTCACGAGGACGTTCCGGGAGGTCGCCGAATCGAGGTCGGGACCGCCGGAGTCGAGGGCGTCGAGGTCCGCCGGGTCGCCCCCGGCCAGCGAGAGAATCGTCGGGTAGAGGTCCCGGAGTTCGACCGGCTCCTCGCAGGTCGCACCGCGAAGGCGGTCGCCCGCGTCGCCCGGCGGACGGACGACGAGGGGCACGTGGACCAGCGTGTCGTAGAGGCAGTACTGGTGGTCCATCAGGCCGTGGTCGCCGATATTCTCTCCGTGGTCGCCGACGAGTACGACCGCGGTGTCGTCCAGTTCGCCCGACTCGGCGAGGAAATCGAGGAGGTCCCCGAGGCGCTGGTCGAGGTAGCGCAGTTCCGCCTTGTAGAGTCCGTGCAGAATCTCGAACTCCTCGGCGGTGCGCTCGTCGGCCCCGGTGATGTGCGCCCACGCGTCCTGATTGACGGTCTCGGCGCGGGCTATCTGGCCGTCGGTCAGGAACTCGCGCTGGAACCGCTCGGGCGGGTCGTAGGCCAGATGCGGTTCCATGAAGTTGGCGAACGCGAAGAAGGGCCTGTCGTCGTCGCCGTCGCGCGACCGGAACCACCGCTTCATCCGGCGGACGGTCCGGCGCGCGCCCGAGTCGTACGTCTCCCGGAAGAACTGCATGTAGAGGGAGTTGACCAGCGTCTGCGGCCCGGTCGGCGAGAGGAGTTCGCCAGCGAGTTCCCGCACCTGCTCGGAGCGGTCCTCGGTTTTCGCTATCGAGGCGAGGTCCGCGCCCTTCGAGAACAGCTTCCAGCACGGCGAGAAGTGGTCGAAGCCGTCGAAACCGAAGCTCGGCGAAATCCACGGGTTGTTCGAGAACGCCGCGGTCCGGTAGCCCATCCGGCCGAGTCGGGCGGGAAGCGAGCGGTCTCCGGCCGAGAACTGCTTGGTCCCGGCGTGCGCGCCGTGGTCGGAAGTGCGCTGGCCGGTGAACATCGCGGCGTGGGAGGGCAGGGTCCACGGGCCGTTGGCCGTCGCGTTCGTGAACCGGACCCCCGACTCCGCGAACTCGGTCAACCGCGGCGCTACCTCGGCGGCGTCGTCGCCGAACACCGTCGCGGCTCTGGCGGTGTCGAGGACGACGAACAACACGTTGGGACCACGCATCGTAGCGTCTGTCGGCAGTCGGCTTCATATCTCTGACGGTCCCAGACGGGAGAATTGGGCCATTTCTCGGCGTTACGGCCTGACCACTTTTGTGGGAGAACGTCGAACCCACGCCGATGAGTAGACGCCCGCAGTCGTCCCGCAGAGTCGAACGACTCCCGCTCGACTTGGCGGCGGTGGCGGCCCTCGACGTGGTGACGGTCGCCGCGCTTCTGGTCCCGGCCGTCCGCGCGACGCCAATTCGCGCCGTCTTGGGCCTGCCGTTTCTCCTCGTGCTTCCGGGGTACGCGGTCGTCAGCGCGCTGTTTCCGGAAAATCGGCTCGCGGTCGCGCCCGACGAATCGGCGAGCGAGACGGGTCCGTCGGCGAGCGGGACCGCCGCGAGCGACCCCGGCGTCTTCCTGCGCCACGAACTCGACGGCTTCGAGCGACTGGGCCTGTCGGTCGGCGCGAGCATCGTCGTCGTCTGCACCCTCGCGCTCGGCCTCGACCGGTCGGCGGTCGGACTCGGCACCGCCACGCTCGTCCCGACCGTCGGCGCGTTCACGCTCGGCGTCGCGGCGATTGCGGTCCTGCGGCGCGAGGAGCTTTCCCCGGACGAACGGTTCGGGGGCGCGCTCGGCGCGGAACTCGGAGCGACGCGCCTCGGGGGCGGGAGCGTCGGCGCGCGTTTCGCTGGCGTGCGAGACGAGCTTCTGAACCCGGACACGAAGGTAGACGCCGCGCTCAACGTGTTGGTCGTGGTGAGTCTCCTCGTGGCGGCCGGGGGCACCGCGTTCGCCGTGACCTCCGAGTCACGCGGCGAGGGCGACACCGAGTTGTACCTCCTCTCGGAGAACGACGACGG encodes:
- a CDS encoding DUF4129 domain-containing protein — encoded protein: MRGVDGERLRSVAVALLLLAAAASGASAAGASTPSASASETGTQSFETNKYLPGTEEYDFSISRPVSKAGTPAVGARGSAVGAQETTTPGGNDTANATVRHRNPGRVGEGSNASDVGSWLQDRMVERLVRSVEVSERDADRARRIVGNDSQFEEFADKYAELKGESSGGDRNLSDLDGVGAIQSAFLADVNDYRTTLQRYQRVRENGTTDRERRLAHALERRLSAVNRSAAALRESYANVSSRGAASSAERNATTNASRQIEAVREDVLTTQRTVRDQTLVRTDLSVEARSANRSFTDRVTLRGRLVTAATGTAVGPRNVSLRIENRTVRTATNATGHFEVGYRPTLASVGDRTRTVQFRPANSSRYLRDNATVRFGVERVEPAVELRDYAESVGFGDSLTVAGTVAAENVSTGDVAVVATLAGVPMGRTTTAPNGSFDLRTAVPANVSTGERRLRVRLADSRFSAANATAAVTVEPTPTDLSMTELRRVNGSLFVSGRLTARGAPLPNRTVQLAVGGTAVGTVTTNATGGYAEVVSVPSSVSDRPNATVNASYAPVGENLQSSRADATVAFEETGGNGLDYPLALRVAGLLGLAVIGVVLARRLGGDDWSLGDDETPAPASAASDLSATVPGDADRSADALLDAAAERLDGDAAASDPTTDPADEAALLAYAAARKRLDGAVGRSSAETHWEFYADCRDGGLSAERADDLKRLTETYERAAFAPEPVSESDAARAVATASDLEPARPGRPS
- a CDS encoding DUF58 domain-containing protein; translated protein: MGVTRGYWGEVGLVVALAGAAALLGEPLLLVGAAGVGGWLVARHYAFVRDLSGVVAALSVSQSPERERVTEENTVDLTLEATLPAPTPLALDVETDAPVGVRLDGEARTTLQRGDREATATVAADCPLAGEFRFDRATVRTTDRSDRFTAEFAVGDPATLTVDARAPRDIHVGTGGDAIGTPYGELDTGERGTGLDFAELRSYVPGDAVRNIDWKATARSDEAYVRTYETTAERRTALLVDCRTAMAAGPSGATKFDYLREFALGLVTYARERSEPLGLYAVGDEGVLTSRAPAANEEAYATIERRLREFAPNDASGDAEAATTDADDGTTRADRTPARTSPAVARERSRLLRGDDSAYADRLGPFFGTADPYVERIAGDPLYGSVRAGISRLSGTVTTVVLTDDSNRARTRAAIRTAARSEGTVLAFLTPTALFERADGDPEATYERYADFERYRRELDNERGVAAFEVAPGDELSRLLASHEARRRSAEAGD
- a CDS encoding AAA family ATPase, with the translated sequence MTEPAAIYEDLRDRVGTVLVGNEEIVEGLTISLLTRGHVLLEGVPGVAKTTIALLFAEATGMDSNRIQMTPDILPADITGTNVYREATGEFDLQRGPVFTNLVVADEINRATPKTQSALLEAMQESAVTIEGETLSLPEPFLVVATQNPVEMEGTYELPIAQRDRFQFKFTVGMPDADDEMALLDRFDQSPDLGPGDVSPVVSTADILDARETVEEVHVERAVKEYLLGLVGATRESPDLEYGASPRTALSFLHATKARAAIRGRDYVIPDDAKALAEPLLAHRLTLSAEAELGDVTVEDVVADVLASVEPPSGPEDPTESGASESDVSESDAAAGGS
- a CDS encoding DUF4350 domain-containing protein; translated protein: MASDFAADLSIPRIVLVGLAVSVLVVAVLAGSSSSAALSPYNADWDGASDLRSLAGERGEVVVARETGAYGTVPSRGTTAFVLSPDSNYSSAEVLEVSRFVRDGGTLVVAGDFGPHANDLLRVLGAEARLDGRPLRDPRSNYRTPAMPVASRVPNSSLGSGDSEAPGASGAPAGPQTGDRSAASGADSVTLNYGTAVEPNGAQVVYNSSGYAYLDTDRNGRLGAAENLTSAPVVTSERLGAGRVVVVSDSSVFIDAMVEEGRNHAFVAALLGDGQRVLLDYSHSAGLPPLVVALLVVRDSAWLTLAAGAAVVAGLGLWSRRPDLVGSIAAKAPRPWRRDSGDPTDGRGDGLGVGPTRDQMAAHLRRRHPEWDPERAERVASSLARRRDE
- a CDS encoding sulfatase-like hydrolase/transferase encodes the protein MRGPNVLFVVLDTARAATVFGDDAAEVAPRLTEFAESGVRFTNATANGPWTLPSHAAMFTGQRTSDHGAHAGTKQFSAGDRSLPARLGRMGYRTAAFSNNPWISPSFGFDGFDHFSPCWKLFSKGADLASIAKTEDRSEQVRELAGELLSPTGPQTLVNSLYMQFFRETYDSGARRTVRRMKRWFRSRDGDDDRPFFAFANFMEPHLAYDPPERFQREFLTDGQIARAETVNQDAWAHITGADERTAEEFEILHGLYKAELRYLDQRLGDLLDFLAESGELDDTAVVLVGDHGENIGDHGLMDHQYCLYDTLVHVPLVVRPPGDAGDRLRGATCEEPVELRDLYPTILSLAGGDPADLDALDSGGPDLDSATSRNVLVSDEADESLCSDREYAVSEYLHPQPEIGDVRDRYDEVPRDISTFDRALRAVRTPDWKYVEASDGTEELYDLREDPAETRNLVGERPAVADRLRERATDDLGPLEYRSGDETDIEEGTKRQLEELGYL
- a CDS encoding DUF1616 domain-containing protein gives rise to the protein MSRRPQSSRRVERLPLDLAAVAALDVVTVAALLVPAVRATPIRAVLGLPFLLVLPGYAVVSALFPENRLAVAPDESASETGPSASGTAASDPGVFLRHELDGFERLGLSVGASIVVVCTLALGLDRSAVGLGTATLVPTVGAFTLGVAAIAVLRREELSPDERFGGALGAELGATRLGGGSVGARFAGVRDELLNPDTKVDAALNVLVVVSLLVAAGGTAFAVTSESRGEGDTELYLLSENDDGALVADGYPDTLAEARQNPLVVGLENREGEATDYTVVAELHRVTGPPNETTVTAERELARYGVRVAAGGSWQTRHVPRERLSGDRLRLVYLLYRGDPPADPSVANAAREVHVWLNGSRSAGGGAVGNATAGTTTAANATANASALDSPGLLGRWS